The genome window AGAGTGTCTCCGGGTCCTGCGAGATGGGTTCGTGCGGCACCAGCTACAAAAGGATTATCGGTGAGGGGGGGCGGGAGTTTCCTGGGAATTTCCCGGGATCATTTTTTCCCGGCTCCCCGCCTCGGTACCACGGGCTGGATCAGCCCTTCAGCTTGCCCAGGGCCGGGTTCTTCATCCAGGCCTTGAAGGAATCCAGCTGCTGCTGCGACTCGGCGCGGGGGTCCGCCGGCTTCGCGGTGCCGGGCAGCGAGTCCTCGCGGGTCAGCGCGATCTTGGGGCGGCTGGAGTTCTCGAAACCATCCGACGTCTTGTGCCCACCCGCGCCGCGAGCAGGAGCCGCGGGGGCCGCCGGCGCGGCGACCGGGGGCGTCACGGCGAACTTGGCGCCCAGCTCCGGGTTCATCTCCATCACGGCGCTCTGGATGGTCATGCCGTAGGTGCTGATGCGGTACTGTAGGTACTCCACCACGTGCCCGAGGATGGCCGGGGGCGGAAGGATGGGGTCCTTCATGAAGCGGTTCAGCGAATCCGTGACGTCCTTGTACATCCCCTCATCCAGCGGCGTGCCGGGGGCCGACGCGGCGACCAGCTTGCGCATGTTGCGCACCACCTGGAGGAAGGTGCCCTGGGCCGTCTTGCCCTGGACATCCAGCTCCGCCAGCAGCTTGTCGCGCTTCTCCTTCAGCTCCGGCGGCTCCGGGGGCAGCGGAAGCTGTGTCTTGGGGGGGGTGCTCATGAACCGCTCCATCGGTTGAGGTGAATGAATCCAGCCTACCAGAGATTACGGGGCTTCCAGCCAACGCGCCAGGAGACGGGTCCCACCCCGAGGATCAGCGCCGGGTAAGGGCGGTGACCATGGCGCCAGCCTTGCGTACCACCGGATCATCCGCCGGGGGCATGGCCGCCGCGCGGCGCAGGTCCTCCAGGGCCTGGGGCTTCTGTCCCATGGCCAACTTCACCTCCGCGCGGCCCACGTAGACGGACGGGTCCTGGGGGGCCAGCTTGGCGGCCACGTCGAAGGCGGCGAGCGCGCCCTGCCCGTTTCCGGCGGCCATCTCCACCACGCCGAGCGCCTTGGCGAAGTACACGTCCGTGGGGTTGATGGCGTAGAGGCCCTGGAAGAGCGTGCGCGCCTCCGCCAGCCGGCCCTGGTAGAAGAAGAAGTAGGCCGTCTTGGCGATGGCGTACAGCTCGTCGTTGGAATAGCCGCGCACCTCGCGGAGCGTGGCCTTGCCCTCCGCCCAACGCTGCAGGAGCGCGGTGAGCTTCGCCTCGTCCTGCGGATCTTCCGGGTCCAGCGCCGCCATGGGTCAGTAGCCCTCGTCCTTCTGCTCTTCCCACATGCGGCGGATGATCTCCTGCGACTCCGCGCTCACCTGATCCACCAGGCCCAGCATCGCGGACTCGCGCTGCAACAGGGCCTTGAGGCGCTCCAGGCGCTCCGGGGGCGCGTTCACCTTGGACAGGCCGCGCTCCAGCATCCGGCGCTGCCCGTCGTCCCCGCGGCCCGCGACGCTGGCCAGGTGCGGCCGGTCGCTGAAGCCCTCCAGGTCCGCGTCGTGACCGCCCGGGTGGGGCGGCAGGGGCAACCGGAGCTCTTCCGACGAGTGCGCCGGACCGATGAAGTCCAGGAGCGCCGCGGAGGGCATCGACGGGTTCTTGATGTTGCCCGCCTTGCGCAGCTTCTTCGCCCGGTCCAGCTGGGACGGGTCCACCAGCCGCTCGCGGACACTGCGGGGACCTCCCCAGGGCCAAAGCGCGGTGCTGGGGGGCTGATTGTTGATTCTGGCCATGGTGGCCCGACTTCAATACAGGTGGGGGCCCCGCGTCCAGCCCCCTTCAGCGCCCGCCTGCATGCTCCCGCTGGAGCGCGTAGACGAAGTTCAGCACTTCCGCGACCGCGTCGTAGAGCTCTTCCGGGACTTCCTGCCCCACGTCCACCCGGTACAGGGCGTGCGCCAGGGACACGTTGCGCATCACCGGGATGCCGTACTGCTTGGCGATCTCCCGGATCTTCTCCGCCTTGAGGCGCATCCCCTTCGCCACCACGCGCGGGGCACCGTCCGCCTTGGTGTCGTACTTGATGGCGATGGCGATGTCCGCCTCTTCGTCGCTGGCCATGGCCTCCTCCTCAGGCGCGCGCAGGCGGCGCCGCGTTCTGCTGTTGCTTGAGCCCGTAGACGAAGTTCAGCACCTCGGCGACCGCGTCGTAGAGCTCCTCCGGGACTTCCTCGCCCACCTCCACGCGCAGGAGCGCGTGCGCCAGGGGGACGTTGCGCAGCAGGGGGACGTCCGCCTCGCGCGCCAGCGCCTTGATGCGCTCCGCCTTGGCGTCCATGCCCTTCACCAGCACCCGCGGCGCCCCGTCCTTGTTCTGGTCGTACATCAGCGCCACCGCGACGTGGTCCGGGTTGGTGACGATGACGCTCGCGTCCTTCACGGCCTCCATCTGGGCCCCCTCCATGATCTCATGGTGGAGCTCCTTGCGCTTGGCCTTGTGGTGCGGGTCGCCTTCGCTCTGCTTGTACTCCTTCTTGACCTCCTCCTTCGTCATCATCATGTCCTTCATGAACGACTTGCGCTGCCACCACACGTCGAACACGCCGAAGATGACGAAGAGCATCACGATGCGCACGCAGACCCGGTAGAGGATCTCCCCCATGATGGCCATGATGCCGTGCGTGTCCTGGCGCACCGTTTCGATGACCAGGGGCATCGAGTCCCGCACCACGCCGGTGACGACGTAGGCGGCGACGGAAATCTTGATGAGGTTCTTGAGCAGTTCCACGAAGGACTTCTTCGAGAACATGTTCTTCAACCCCGCGATGGGGTTGAGCTTGTCGAACTTCGGGATGAGCGGGTCGATGGTGAAGAGCGACCCCACCTGAAGGAAGTCCATCAGCCCGCCCAGCACCGCCGCGCCCGCAACGATGGGCACCGTCAGGAGCAGCAGCGTACGCAGGCCCATGATGAGCAGCTGCGTCGTCGCCAGCCCCAGGTCCTGCGAGTGGGCGATGGCATCGAAGCTGAAGCGGAAGAGCGTGGAGATCTCCCTCTCCACGGTGTCCCAGGTGCCCTTGACGATGCCCAGGCCCGCGACGAGCACGGCCACGCCCGTCAGGTCCTTGCTCTTCCAGGTCTGACCCTTCTTGCGCGCGTCGTCGAGCTTCTTATGCGACGGTTCTTCTGTTTTGTCGCCACTCTCGTCCGACATGGAGGAATCCCGGGAGGCTTGAGCCGGCTCAGGCCAGCATCTGGATGGCGTGCTGGAACATGCGGAGCATGTTGACCAGCTCCTGCTGCATGCGGCCAATCACGACATGGATGGCGATGAACATGATCAACACGCCCACCAGCGGCTTGAGCGACATGGAGATGAAGAACACCTGGATCTGCGGCGCGACGCGGTTGATGGCGCCCAGGGACAGGTCGGTGACGAACGCGGCCACCATGCCGGGGCCGGCCAGCGCCAGGCTGATCTTCAACAGGTCCGCGAAGGAGCGGATCATCAGGTCGAAGAAGGGCCACACGCCGCGGCTGAAGCGCGGGAAGCCCTCCAGCGGCACGATGGCGAGGCTGTCTCCGAGCGCCCGGATGATGATGTGGTGCCCGTCCAGCGACAGGAACAGCACCACGCACAGCTGCACCTTGAGGCTGGAGAAGAGCGACACCTGCGTGCCCAGCTGCGGCACGTAGAGCTGGGCGTTGTTGCTGCCCGACATGGTGTCCATCAGCGTGCCGGCCACGCGGGCCGCGTCGAACACCATGTTGACGATGTACGACAGCGCCACGCCGATGAAGACCTCCTTGAGCAACAGCCCGATGTACGGGAGCGCGCTCAGGGGAATCCGGTCCATCCGGTCCGCGACGGACGGGAAGAGCACCGCGGACACCATCAGGCCCAGGCCCAGCTTCATCTCCGAGGGAACGACCTCGCCGCCCAGGAACGGGCTGAAGATGAGGATGGGCATCACGCGGCACATGATGAGTGCCATCGTGAAGATGGTGACCGACAGGTTGACCCGAGCACCCAGCTCGGCCATCACTTCGCCGATGTTCATCTGCCGATGAGCGCCGGAAACCGGTCGAAGACGTGGAAGGTGAAGCGCAGGAGCTGACCGCCAATCCACGGGCCCGTCATGGCCAGCACGCCGAAGACGAGGACGACCTTGGGCGCGAACGAGAGCGTCTGCTCTTGAATCTGCGTGGTGGCCTGGAACAGCGAGACGAGGAAGCCCACCAGGAGGCTCATGAGCACCGGCGGCGCGGAGACCACGAGCACCAGGAACAGCGCCTCCTGGGTGATGAACGTGAGCTGATTCATGGAAGTACGGGGCTCCTTACAGGTAGCCGATGACCAGGCCCTTGGCGATGAGGTACCAGCCGTCCACGAGCACGAACAACAAGAGCTTGAAGGGCATGGAGATGGTCGTGGGCGACAGCATGTGCATGCCCAGCGCCAGCAGGATGTTGGCCACCACCATGTCGATGACGATGAAGGGCACGAACAAGAGGAAGCCAATCTGGAAGGCCTCCTTCAGCTCGGACACGACGAAGGCCGGGACGATGACCATGAAGTCTTTCGGGCCAATGTCCTTGCGGTCCTCCTCCTTCCGCATCTTCTTCGCCAGGCTGTAGAAGAGCGTGCGGTCCTTGTTGGTGACCTTCTTCATCAGGAAGTCGCGCAGGGGCTCCTTGGACTTGTCCGCGGCCCCCAGCATCGTGCCCACCGTTTCAGAGGAGAAGACGGACGTCCCGCGGGACCAGATGTCGATGCCGCCCGCCCGGTACATCTCCTGGCCCACGGGAGCCATGATGTAGACGGTGAGGATGATGGCCAGGCCGGTGATGACCTGGGTGGGGGGAATCTGCTGGGTGCCCAGCGCCGAGCGGACGATGGAGAGCACCACCGAAATCTTCACGAAGCTGGTCACCATCATCAGCGCGAACGGGACCAGGGACATGGCCGCGAGCGCGAGGATGAGGATGAGCGGACGGGAGGTGAAGGAGTCGGAGCTCACCGCCTCCTTGACCATTTCATCCGGCATCGAGTCGCCGCCCTTCTTCGCCGCGGACGCGACGAAGGGGTGCAGCGACACGAGGGCCGCGAAGAGCCAGGGCGGAGCGCGGAACAGCAGCGGGCGAGCGGGAGACGAACGGTTCACGTGACGGCCTTCAGACGC of Corallococcus exiguus contains these proteins:
- a CDS encoding SycD/LcrH family type III secretion system chaperone, coding for MAALDPEDPQDEAKLTALLQRWAEGKATLREVRGYSNDELYAIAKTAYFFFYQGRLAEARTLFQGLYAINPTDVYFAKALGVVEMAAGNGQGALAAFDVAAKLAPQDPSVYVGRAEVKLAMGQKPQALEDLRRAAAMPPADDPVVRKAGAMVTALTRR
- the sctU gene encoding type III secretion system export apparatus subunit SctU encodes the protein MSDESGDKTEEPSHKKLDDARKKGQTWKSKDLTGVAVLVAGLGIVKGTWDTVEREISTLFRFSFDAIAHSQDLGLATTQLLIMGLRTLLLLTVPIVAGAAVLGGLMDFLQVGSLFTIDPLIPKFDKLNPIAGLKNMFSKKSFVELLKNLIKISVAAYVVTGVVRDSMPLVIETVRQDTHGIMAIMGEILYRVCVRIVMLFVIFGVFDVWWQRKSFMKDMMMTKEEVKKEYKQSEGDPHHKAKRKELHHEIMEGAQMEAVKDASVIVTNPDHVAVALMYDQNKDGAPRVLVKGMDAKAERIKALAREADVPLLRNVPLAHALLRVEVGEEVPEELYDAVAEVLNFVYGLKQQQNAAPPARA
- the sctS gene encoding type III secretion system export apparatus subunit SctS codes for the protein MNQLTFITQEALFLVLVVSAPPVLMSLLVGFLVSLFQATTQIQEQTLSFAPKVVLVFGVLAMTGPWIGGQLLRFTFHVFDRFPALIGR
- a CDS encoding EscU/YscU/HrcU family type III secretion system export apparatus switch protein, whose protein sequence is MASDEEADIAIAIKYDTKADGAPRVVAKGMRLKAEKIREIAKQYGIPVMRNVSLAHALYRVDVGQEVPEELYDAVAEVLNFVYALQREHAGGR
- the sctR gene encoding type III secretion system export apparatus subunit SctR codes for the protein MNRSSPARPLLFRAPPWLFAALVSLHPFVASAAKKGGDSMPDEMVKEAVSSDSFTSRPLILILALAAMSLVPFALMMVTSFVKISVVLSIVRSALGTQQIPPTQVITGLAIILTVYIMAPVGQEMYRAGGIDIWSRGTSVFSSETVGTMLGAADKSKEPLRDFLMKKVTNKDRTLFYSLAKKMRKEEDRKDIGPKDFMVIVPAFVVSELKEAFQIGFLLFVPFIVIDMVVANILLALGMHMLSPTTISMPFKLLLFVLVDGWYLIAKGLVIGYL
- a CDS encoding flagellar biosynthetic protein FliR is translated as MNIGEVMAELGARVNLSVTIFTMALIMCRVMPILIFSPFLGGEVVPSEMKLGLGLMVSAVLFPSVADRMDRIPLSALPYIGLLLKEVFIGVALSYIVNMVFDAARVAGTLMDTMSGSNNAQLYVPQLGTQVSLFSSLKVQLCVVLFLSLDGHHIIIRALGDSLAIVPLEGFPRFSRGVWPFFDLMIRSFADLLKISLALAGPGMVAAFVTDLSLGAINRVAPQIQVFFISMSLKPLVGVLIMFIAIHVVIGRMQQELVNMLRMFQHAIQMLA